A portion of the Hymenobacter gelipurpurascens genome contains these proteins:
- a CDS encoding YdeI/OmpD-associated family protein: MWSAVNKERILRLREAGLLMPAGETRIATAQQNGSWEALDEVEALIIPSDLEAALAANDTARQYFQAFPPSARKQLLQNLAAAKRPETRQQRIERIVANAAQNRRA, from the coding sequence GTGTGGTCGGCAGTGAACAAGGAGCGCATTCTGAGATTACGGGAAGCAGGCCTGTTGATGCCCGCCGGCGAAACCCGAATTGCCACCGCGCAGCAGAACGGTAGCTGGGAAGCGCTGGATGAAGTAGAAGCGCTGATAATTCCCTCTGATCTGGAAGCAGCACTAGCTGCCAACGATACCGCGCGACAGTATTTCCAGGCCTTCCCACCCAGCGCCCGCAAGCAGCTGCTCCAGAACCTGGCCGCCGCGAAGCGCCCCGAAACCCGCCAGCAACGCATTGAGCGCATCGTAGCAAACGCCGCCCAGAACCGCCGCGCATAG
- a CDS encoding YdeI/OmpD-associated family protein → MASKLDTLEIVDVPDRATWRAWLETHHAQPAGVWLTLYKKESGKRLMTYADAVEEALCFGWIDSHPRK, encoded by the coding sequence ATGGCTAGCAAGCTTGATACCCTGGAAATAGTAGATGTGCCCGACCGAGCCACGTGGCGCGCCTGGCTGGAAACCCATCATGCCCAGCCCGCCGGCGTGTGGCTCACGCTCTACAAAAAGGAAAGCGGCAAGCGCCTGATGACCTACGCCGACGCGGTAGAGGAAGCGCTCTGCTTCGGCTGGATCGACTCGCACCCCCGCAAGTAG
- a CDS encoding aldo/keto reductase: protein MQHRELGRSGLQLAPLVLGGNVFGWTADEATSFRILDAFVAGGGNAIDTADGYSVWVPGHVGGESETIIGKWLQQRGRRDDVIIATKVGWEVNPENKGLKKDYILRAVEGSLRRLQTDYIDLYQSHKDDPATPVEETLEAYAQLVKEGKVRVIGASNFSAARLRESLEASEKHGLPRYESLQPLYNLYDRAEFEQELLPLMQEQNIGVIPYYGLAAGFLTGKYRTEEDLKKSARGGGVGQKYLNDKGLRILKGLDAVATRQQATPAQVALAWIMAQPGLTAPIASATSPEQVTELLKATELHLSAEDLSELGQAS, encoded by the coding sequence ATGCAACATCGTGAACTGGGCCGCTCCGGCCTGCAACTTGCTCCCCTCGTACTCGGTGGCAACGTATTCGGCTGGACCGCCGATGAAGCCACTTCCTTCCGCATCCTCGACGCCTTTGTGGCCGGCGGCGGCAATGCCATTGATACGGCCGATGGCTACTCCGTGTGGGTGCCGGGCCACGTGGGCGGCGAGTCGGAAACCATCATTGGCAAGTGGCTGCAGCAGCGCGGCCGCCGCGACGATGTCATCATTGCCACCAAAGTAGGCTGGGAGGTGAATCCCGAAAATAAAGGCCTTAAGAAAGACTACATTCTGCGGGCCGTGGAAGGCTCCCTCAGGCGCCTGCAAACGGATTACATTGACCTATATCAGTCGCATAAAGACGACCCCGCCACGCCCGTAGAGGAAACCCTGGAGGCCTACGCCCAGCTCGTGAAGGAAGGCAAAGTGCGCGTCATTGGTGCCTCCAACTTCTCGGCAGCCCGCCTGCGAGAGTCGTTGGAAGCCAGCGAGAAGCATGGGTTGCCGCGCTACGAGAGCCTGCAGCCACTCTACAACCTCTACGACCGCGCCGAGTTTGAGCAGGAGCTGCTACCCCTCATGCAGGAGCAGAACATCGGCGTGATTCCGTACTACGGCCTGGCGGCGGGCTTCCTGACGGGTAAATACCGCACCGAGGAAGACCTCAAGAAAAGTGCCCGTGGTGGCGGTGTAGGCCAGAAATATCTCAACGACAAAGGCCTCCGGATTCTGAAAGGGCTTGATGCTGTGGCCACCCGCCAGCAAGCTACCCCCGCGCAGGTAGCCCTGGCCTGGATCATGGCCCAGCCCGGCCTCACGGCTCCCATTGCCAGCGCTACCAGCCCCGAGCAAGTAACGGAGCTGCTGAAAGCCACCGAACTGCACCTGAGCGCCGAAGACCTTTCAGAGCTAGGCCAGGCCAGCTAG
- a CDS encoding GNAT family N-acetyltransferase: MNIRIATHQDLNELYGLWCELMNEHQAFNPVFGYNTASEFQLKRVLRGRLAENNTRVFVVQGRYGLLGMLIATYQIGNHGMHYFRRGYIAETVVQQAHRRHGLGRGLFNAAKTWLTAQGADHLELQVAVANPAGLHFWESLGFAPTTYHMVHLLPKNPEE, from the coding sequence ATGAACATTCGCATTGCTACCCACCAGGATCTGAACGAGCTGTACGGCCTGTGGTGCGAGCTAATGAATGAGCACCAGGCATTTAACCCGGTTTTTGGCTACAACACGGCTTCGGAGTTTCAGCTGAAGCGCGTGCTGCGCGGCCGTCTGGCCGAAAATAACACCCGGGTCTTTGTGGTACAGGGCCGCTATGGGCTGCTGGGCATGCTGATAGCCACCTACCAAATCGGGAACCACGGCATGCACTACTTCCGGCGCGGCTACATTGCCGAAACTGTGGTACAGCAGGCTCACCGCCGCCATGGCCTTGGGCGCGGCCTGTTCAATGCCGCTAAAACCTGGCTTACGGCCCAGGGAGCCGACCACCTGGAGCTGCAGGTGGCCGTAGCCAACCCGGCAGGGCTGCACTTCTGGGAGTCGTTGGGGTTTGCGCCTACTACCTACCATATGGTGCATTTGCTGCCCAAAAACCCTGAGGAATAA
- a CDS encoding DUF421 domain-containing protein, whose product MLFAADITPFDWNRILFSDDAPPLFLLEVALRCVATYLLMLGALRVTGRRGVRQLSIFELSIILGLGSAAGDAMLYHDTPLLYAAVVFAVVTALYLLFNWLTEKFPGFSDWLEGKPVLLVADGQIQLKNFRSQNLTQKELFGELRQLQVEHLGQVRRAYIEATGNMSIYFFEEQEPVRPGLPIWPERVAETHRRAEEAGRHACACCGHVQELPRGGTAKCPVCQEEEWVPACEAKRVA is encoded by the coding sequence ATGCTGTTTGCCGCTGATATTACCCCCTTCGATTGGAACCGCATCTTGTTTTCGGATGATGCGCCCCCGCTGTTTCTGCTGGAAGTAGCCTTGCGCTGCGTGGCCACCTACCTGCTCATGCTGGGAGCCTTGCGCGTAACGGGCCGGCGCGGGGTGCGGCAGCTCTCTATTTTCGAGCTGAGTATTATCCTGGGCCTCGGCTCCGCGGCCGGCGACGCCATGCTCTACCACGATACGCCCCTACTTTACGCGGCCGTGGTCTTCGCCGTCGTGACGGCGCTTTACCTGCTCTTCAACTGGCTCACCGAAAAATTTCCGGGCTTCAGTGACTGGCTCGAAGGCAAGCCCGTGCTGCTGGTGGCAGATGGCCAGATTCAGCTCAAGAATTTCCGTAGCCAGAATCTCACCCAAAAAGAGCTGTTCGGCGAGCTGCGTCAGCTGCAGGTAGAGCACCTGGGCCAGGTGCGCCGGGCCTATATTGAGGCCACCGGCAACATGAGTATCTACTTTTTTGAGGAACAGGAGCCCGTACGGCCGGGCCTGCCCATCTGGCCCGAGCGGGTGGCCGAAACCCATCGCCGCGCAGAAGAAGCGGGCCGCCATGCGTGCGCCTGCTGCGGCCATGTGCAGGAATTACCACGAGGCGGCACAGCCAAGTGCCCCGTATGCCAAGAAGAGGAATGGGTGCCCGCCTGTGAGGCCAAACGAGTGGCCTAG